One window of the Dreissena polymorpha isolate Duluth1 chromosome 5, UMN_Dpol_1.0, whole genome shotgun sequence genome contains the following:
- the LOC127831798 gene encoding peroxisomal membrane protein 11C-like: MDSAVKLVGEYGSRDNFIRLGQYLGKVLSGSERRGQEPDWLRFPRNLGACRTVLRLFDDVPYAGLHTVVRFWETGGLWLVTLARASQYLANQLYYPLEHMAWFARKGILEISPASWELWCLVAWMVSLVAEILSMWHS; encoded by the exons ATGGACTCGGCCGTGAAATTGGTTGGCGAGTATGGCTCTCGGGACAACTTTATCCGACTCGGTCAGTACCTTGGCAAAGTTCTTAGCGGGTCGGAAAGACGCGGGCAGGAGCCAGATTGGCTACGCTTTCCTCGGAATCTAGGGGCGTGTCGTACAGTACTGCGATTGTTCGACGATGTGCCCTATGCTGGCTTACACACTGTCGTACGGTTCTGGGAGACAG GAGGGTTATGGCTGGTTACGTTGGCTCGAGCTAGCCAGTACCTTGCCAACCAGCTGTACTACCCCCTGGAACATATGGCCTGGTTTGCACGCAAGGGTATCCTAGAAATAAGCCCCGCCTCCTGGGAACTGTGGTGTCTTGTAGCGTGGATGGTGTCCCTGGTGGCAGAAATTCTAAGTATGTGGCATTCTTAg
- the LOC127831799 gene encoding uncharacterized protein LOC127831799 produces MLRGKTNLYPQPFTCFLFICRCVVRLRLIGAARVKLARETELEAKSDQESAEQNATIRNKMRNLGQQSWAQYLCIVENLADLINAINWMPQGFLFGGQFSSKFTGAMGTISSLLKLYRLHASKKAS; encoded by the exons ATGTTAAGAGGAAAGACCAATTTATACCCTCAACCCTTTACTTGTTTTCTGTTCATTTGCAGATGCGTCGTTCGGCTAAGACTGATTGGAGCTGCACGGGTCAAGTTGGCGCGAGAAACTGAACTTGAGGCCAAGTCGGACCA AGAAAGTGCTGAGCAGAATGCCACGATTCGCAACAAGATGAGAAACCTGGGGCAACAGTCTTGGGCCCAGTACCTCTGCATTGTAGAAAACCTTGCCGACCTCATAAATGCAATTAACTGGATGCCGCAAGGTTTCCTCTTTGGGGGCCAGTTCTCTTCCAAGTTCACAGGTGCCATGGGAACCATCTCGTCTCTGCTCAAACTGTACAGGTTACATGCTAGCAAGAAGGCTTCTTGA